A genomic segment from Ramlibacter agri encodes:
- a CDS encoding DUF5074 domain-containing protein translates to MKVATESRLAPAHAAEIVREYGPFPGAAKIAGVTHDGHNVWAATPEALLAIDPASGETRRRIAQACDAGTAFDGKYLYQIAEARISKIDAATGAVVATIPAPGQGKDSGLAWAEGSLWVGQYRDRKIHQIDPETGKILRTIETNRFVTGVTWVDGELWHGTWEGDESEIRRIDPQDGTVLERLQMPPGTGVSGLESDGAGLFYAGGGESGKLRAIRRPTSRSKS, encoded by the coding sequence CGCGGAGATCGTGCGCGAATACGGCCCCTTCCCCGGCGCCGCCAAAATCGCCGGCGTCACGCACGACGGCCACAACGTCTGGGCCGCCACGCCCGAGGCGCTGCTGGCCATCGACCCGGCCAGCGGGGAAACCCGGCGCCGCATCGCGCAGGCCTGCGACGCCGGCACCGCCTTCGACGGCAAGTACCTGTACCAGATCGCCGAAGCGCGCATCTCCAAGATCGACGCCGCCACCGGCGCAGTGGTCGCGACGATTCCGGCGCCAGGCCAGGGCAAGGACTCCGGGCTCGCCTGGGCCGAGGGCAGCCTGTGGGTGGGACAGTATCGCGACCGCAAGATCCACCAGATCGACCCCGAGACGGGAAAGATCCTGCGCACCATCGAGACCAACCGCTTCGTCACGGGCGTCACCTGGGTCGACGGCGAGCTGTGGCACGGCACCTGGGAAGGCGACGAGAGCGAGATTCGCCGCATCGACCCGCAGGACGGCACCGTGCTGGAGCGCCTGCAGATGCCGCCCGGCACCGGCGTCAGCGGGCTCGAGTCCGACGGCGCCGGCCTCTTCTACGCAGGCGGAGGCGAGAGCGGCAAGCTGCGCGCCATTCGCCGTCCCACTTCCAGGAGCAAGTCATGA